The genome window ATTGATCTTTGGTGAATAAATGAGGTAAAATGTTGTTTATGTGGGAGTGTCCCTTGGCTTTGTTTGCATTCATGAACCTTCCCTGCCACGCTCCTATAGTCTACTAAACACTGGTTTCACAGATAAAGTAATTCTTTCCAAAGGCTGGTTAGTGCTGAACTATGAATTTCAAATAGGTTAGGTAAAATAGAGCACCAGTTTTTGAACTCTTTGTTTATCTCCCATTAATTCACAGTGAGAATCTTTTCCAGCTGACTGCTGAACACCGCCTCAGATTTTTCTAAAATTGCTTATTTAGTAACCTAGATTCCTTTGTGTTCCAGTCTTGTCAGTTTCAAAACTGTGCccctgtagcatctgagcacatCAGCTATGAAGGCTCCGCTGGAAAAGCAGTCTGGTTCTGAGAGCTGCCAGTCCACTGTCAGCTACTAAACACTTTAAAGAGAGCTTACCGTGTGCTGGAGCCtatctttccattttaaaatgagcTTGGATTGCTTAAAGGCCAGAACAAGCAGTTTCTCTTAACGTTTCATGCTCCTTAGCTGGTATCCGAAATAATCAGCATCATTTTTTTTATACTTAAGTCATTTTAGATTTGCCTTTGTTGGCCTGATTTGCAAAGATGCCAAGCATCTgtagttcccattgaaatcaacaggagctgcggATGCTCAGtagctttgaaaaccaggccaaCTTTTGATATTACAATAGTGCCCAGAGAGGCTCCAGGTGAGATCTGGGCCTCTGTATTGTACTTGGTACTGAGTACGCGTTtggtaagagacagtcccagcccccaAGAGTTTACAGGGCCGATgaaggatgggagggaggggggagaacattgttcccaatctataaaatgaggataacaggGAGATTAAATCATTTATCCAGGGTCATAGAGAAAGCgtgtggcagaaccaggagcctccaatctccagagtcccaggccagtgccttaaccacaaaagcAACCTTTCTTCCCAATGCTTATCACTGCACACTTCCACAAACCATCGCCCTCCTTTCAGTCTCCCATTCTGATAGGACGGGCCGAGAACTGCACTATAAATTAGATATAATTTTAGTATTAAATATGGTAGGCCTCATCTGTTTCACAAAGAAAATCCTTATGCCCCTTTAACGAATATTTCCCCCTGACATTTTTACCTATATACATTtgtaaatgacaaaaaaaaaaaaaaaaacccacagattgCCTTCTTGATACAAGGCCTCCCAACACCCCCATGGTCTTTGGGTAGCCTGGTATCACTGCATACCTTGGCACCTGTCCTGCGGCCAATACTCAGGCAAAAtgcccatcgacttcagtgggacttttgcATGAATAAAGACAGTAAGATAGGGGCCCTTATTCTGTTATTGCTTATTGAGCAATTGGCCTTGTGCAAGCTGATTTAAGTCACTACTATAGTTGAGTGAAGGGAGGCAGTTACAACATGGTTTCCCTCTGTCCCAGTTGCAAAGTAGTTATGACTTGTTGTTTGGACAACATCTAATTGGACTTAACCTTGGATAAACCCAAGCCTTTATCAGTTACTGATAACTGGCTAACACACAAATTATGGTCTGTTCATGCTTCTAATTGTAGCTGTGTTGTAACTGGGTCAGGGGACAAGAGTATTGTAACCAGATCCTCTGACTCCAAAGTTGTATTTGTAATGTGGACAGTTCCTTAAAAGTCAAAGTAGCTCAAAATGTTAAGTTCTTTCTTAAAACGTAAAGACCACTAACCAGTATTTTCATGGTCATCTTCTACAGTTAAATCaagttttttgtttaatttaaatatttttcctgcAGTGTTCATAACTCAAACATGGTAGTATTATGCTGGTGCATGAGAAAATGAAATCAGGGAAAATTACTAGTCTAATTTCACTGTCTATGCCAGTGGTTCTGagcctatttaccattgtgggccacgtGCGGTATGTGGGACGCATCAACACAATATATGTACTGCCTGTATGGCCATGAGGATGTCACATAGGCCGCAGCTGTGTGCCGACTGGACTGCAAGCAGCCCggcgggctgcaggttgagaaccactggtccaaGCTGACAGAAAAGCAAGTAAATGCACAGCATGAATGATGCAAAGTAAACTAGATGACTTCAGTTGTTTCAGGTTTTAACCATCTAAGGTCTTGTTTGTCACACCGTTAAACTTTAAGAGTGATTTTTAACctgatagtgtccctttaactAAGCTAGACCACCCCTCAGGCAGGCCCCTCCTGGAGTGCGGCTATTGATAGGAAAGTTTGATACATTTCAGGTAAGATGCACAGACTTCAATGTATCCAGATTGTTCAGCAGCATCTTCTCGCTTGGGTCACTCTActtttttttgttatattttttattttttaaagaagctAAGAAAAGTATCTGAGAAACAAAATTATTATTCAAAGttctaaattaaaaacaagaTGTAACATGCTACATCATGCTTACGTTAACCCTGGATTTCCGGCCACACGTGTATTTTACTTGGTATCCATTTTCTGTATATCTCAAGTGGGTATTTTCTTGACTGAGGGAAGAGGCTTGTGTTGGGCTTAGTGAGCATATAAACATGGCCATAGTTCCTGTAATGCAGGCCTTTCAGTGAGGTCGGAGTATTTTTTCAGTGCAGTTTGTGCTTCCAGGTGGAACTAGGGTTACTCAACTTTCCTAAGGAGATGGTTTCAAAACTAATATACAGAATCCTGTCTCTAAGTATTTTACTTTGCTATACAGGGGGTCTGCTATTGCAAAAATTATTGGCAAAAATATCCAGAAGTCTAACAGGTTTGATCCTGTTGTGAAGATGTGGGTGTTTGAAGAAATCATAAATGGGAGGAAACTCACAGAGATCATAAACAAAGAGCATGAAAATGTGAAGTATCTTCCAGGACATACGTTACCTAAAAATGTGGTAAGTTGGCTAAACAACTGAAATGTTCTTTCAAAGCTTTAAGACTGATGGTTGGGCCAGACTGAGAATTTCACAATCCCTGGTTTGCTTTAAAAAAGTGGATTTAACACTAGGGAGAGGTGATAGgttgactgggggggagggaagctaaAGTTCTTTGTTTAGACCTTAATTCTTTAAATGGAATCCCTGTTGCTTGGATCATTTACAACTAGTCATTAATGTATGAATTAGCGGGACTTtaatcctgctttaactgccaacCTTATCTGTGGGTTTACTATCTCATCCTATGTACACATGCCAAGTATTAAGATTACTTACATCTCTTTTCTGCCCAACTTACTCTAACATTCGCATTACTTCTGAATTTGACCCACTGAGACATTTGTAAGTGATGCAAACATCTAACTTCTAAAGGACATACAACTTCGAACAAACCAGCTCTATTTGTGGTTTTGTACACGCAGCTGAAAATCAGCACATCTCCACAGCATttatagagctatgctgatttataccagcagagtaCGTGGCCCATAGCGTCCACCCTAACAACATTAAGGTTGTTTTAATCCCCCCTCCCTTTCTAACTCAAAGTTCAATAGAAAAGCTAACAGCATGGAATATAACAGCATGAATAGCATTGCTGTAATTCCGTGTGGGATTTCAGAATAGAAAAACATAGTCACTTTAATTGGTAATACAATAAAATCTACCAAAAGCAAAAAACTAACTTTTACAGCCCTTCGAAATGTGTGATCATACTAGATAATTTATCGCTTCAGAAACGTGATCGTTCTAAATTATTTATAGCTACTTAATTTAAAGCAAGCCGGGTGACATCTTGTTTGTTCAGGAGCTTGCCAGATGGTCGTGTTTTGGAAAGTAAAGAAACCAGCACAGCTTTTACAGAGTAGCTTTTAATTTGTGCAAACAGAAATTAACATGCGGCATATGAGTGGCCTCCTTGCTTAGAGTAGTTAATTTTTCTAAATTTAGTATTGTAATAGCATGTTTGCACTCACATGACTTGAAATTGACATAGGTGGATTTGATCTCCGTGGTCTAACACCAAGCGAGACATGAACCACTTTGATTATTTTTACAACAATATAACAGGAGAAAAAGCCTGTTTTTTATTCCTATCCCGGTAGCAGACTCACCCTAAAACCTGACCTACGCTAGAAAGTTGTACCAGCTAAACCAGCCTTTTTCCAGCACAGCCTGGCAGGTGTCCATGCTTAATTTAGTCTTTTATTGACAAAACCTTCCACTTTTTCCAGCATAGTTATTCCCCTTTTCGGAGGAACGTAAATCCCTGCTGGTATAGTTCTATCAGCCCAGTGGCAGTGTCGATGCACAACCTGTACCAGTATAAGCAGTCCTCTACATGCAGTCCCTAATGCAACATACGTTCCCTTCATACATACAACATACAATCTCCGGCAGCacttgtgaactccactgcccaggggtcacagtGACTGGAAGTCACCCCCACTTCTAAATGCCTTAGACTGCCTTCACAGCCACATCTCTTCCTGTTATCTGCTACCTTTTTGCGGAAATCACGGCTCCTTGCTTTTGAGCTCATGCTGCCTGCTGGTCCAGGCTGGAGGTGCTAGATTTCCTTgcactgtggggagaggagtgtgTATAGGCTACTTTGCTCCTGCAGGAAGAATAGTTACAGTGATGTGGTGAAGCTCAGATATTTACCCCAAAGAAAAGCCCCAGAATTGCACAAAGCGTAAGGCACTGAGGTAATTATACTGGAAGGTGAAGACCACTAGGAGTTCTAGACCCACCTGCATATCttgtgcccagggccggctccaggcaccagcatttggggtggcaatctgcaaggggcggcagtccgtggcagcggcaattcggcagcagcttccACGTTCAGCTGcccgtggcggcaattcggcggcttctgtcttcagcggcagcttctgtcttcagccggaattGCCGCCGCGGCGGAAACGCGTGTGCCGCCCTAacagcacacggactgcccccgtcgtccgcggtggcaattcggtgcgctgcttggggcggcaaaaacagtagagccggccctgcttgtgccTTTTATAACATGCTGGATGCTATAATCAGCAGGGACCCTGTCACTCCACTGGAGACACTTCACATGCTGGGGtttgcatcacacacacacacacatcactgtAGAATTTAAACAACGAGTAGCTCTTCACTGCTTAGGTCATAAGTTTCCCAGTTCATCTTAGATGGATAAGGCTATGGGAGAAGTGTGCGTGAACAGTTTGCTCGGAGGGTGTGTTTTAATTAGTTAAAAATTAGTCCTGTTTTTGATGGCTCACTTCACTCCAATATGTTCAATGACCGAGTGGAATTCCCCATTCACATTGGTCTAACTGGGTTAGGCcagttattttaaaagaatgcGAATCCTTGGCTTTGAAGGCGCTGACGCGGAGAGCTGCACTTTGTCTAGCTGTGGACCTGGACGTGCTGTTTGATTTCTGCTCAGCTCATCCTATGGCACAGATGAAGGGCCCCACTCTTAGGGGGATATGTTCTCTTATTATCATCAATAAAGCTACTGGTAGCTGTGGCAGAGTGAAATTCAGCTGCTGACTTCCGTATAAGCCCTGGTTTTGTTGTGAACGCCAGCTGGAATGGTTTACGCTTGGGACAGGGTAGGGCATGCCAGCTCCTTGGCGTGTGTGTGTTAATTTTTTGCAAATACTAGGCCAAATCACTATCTCCTGCAGTGAATCCTGCTTGGGCAGGATAACTATAAGGATCCCCTGGCAGAGTTTCTCCTTGATCATTCCATCAGGATGAGAGGAGTAACCCACATATGGTAAGCCATGGGGTCTGCCACAAACCCTGCAGATCCCCATGGATCTTGAAGCATTCACCGGTGACCAGAGTCATCTGAGGAGAGGCCCTATGCCTCCACACCCTGGCAGGATGGCTCCAATGTAACTGTATTACCAGGGTCACTTGGCTGCCTTTAAGAACTGCATTAAAAGGGGCGAAGGGCCTTCCCTGCTTTGCAGGGCACTTCCCAGATCATCTCCACAGGGCTAGTATGGCACACTGGTTTAAGAAGTTAGGATATGCTGCCTTCCTGGACATTTTGATCTGGAATACAATACCTGATTGCATTAAAGGCTAACACTCGGTCATAGCATTAATTAATTTAAGGATTCCTTTATTTTTAGTTTATGGATTCCTATTTTAATGCCCTTCTGTGATGGTTTAGGTGTACAATTATTTTGTACGTATGTTAATTCACTCATGGTACGAGGGACggttaattaatttttttcctcactTTCGTCCTAGGTGGCTGTAGCAGATGTGGTTGAAGCAGCGGCTGGGGCAGATATTTTCATCTTTGTTATACCCCATCAATTCATTACACGAATTTGTGACCAGATTATTGGTCACATAAAACCTGGAGCATTCGGCATTTCACTGATCAAGGTAATTTGTGATCTCTACAATCAATCTGTATGCAGTGAAGGAATAAGTATGCAGTATGGAAAACTTGGGGCTAGAAATGCCAAAGAGCTACAGGGCTAAAGCCTTAATGCTCTATTCCATGTATTCTCCCCTTTCAGGGCTGTTTTTgagagcgcacacacacacacaaggacaatAACACTTATAGTTGGTTTTACAGAATTGAAGTGATTTGCAATTGTAATCAGGGAGGCTATCTTAAAAAGCTAAAGAAGCCAGAGACaatctgaaaaggaaaaaaaacatttaggaCGTTTTTAAAACTTGCAGTTTGCCTCCAGCTTTGGAGTCCACTGCTCCTTCTTTCCCATTGTTATAGAAAATCTCATTTAAAACATGAATTGAAGGAAATAGAATTAAAATTTCAGACCTACAGTTCTCCAGCTGTTGCCTTTTCCCTCCCTTTTAAGATTCTCCTGCAAACAGCAATACAAGAGGAAGGGAAGCATAGTGCACCTTGACTTATTTCCTTATATAAAGGAAACTGGGGCTGTGCTGTTTCCGTTTTCATAGAATATGTGTTACGTTTAAGTCTTGCctagaacatttaaaaaacacattacaTGAAAACTTGATTATTTTACAGCTACGGGAAGTTTAACACACAAAGAAAAAGCAGCCTCACCATAAAGTAAAACCTTGAGACATACTGTTGCACTGGGTGCAAGTCCTTTCATTTAAAGGGAAAACTGCCTGCAGAGGGCCTACCGCATGAGGCCTACATTTCACACACTGATGCTCTGTCACCCTCATTTCTTTTCTAATGACTTGACTTTGAATATTATCTTTTAACCAGGGGGTTGATGAGGGTGCCGAAGGCTTGAAGCTCATATCAGACATCATTCGAGAGAAACTGAAGATAGAAGTCAGCGTGCTCATGGGGGCCAATATAGCCAGTGAAGTGGCTGATGAGAAGTTCTGTGAAACCACCATTGGTAATGATCCTTCAGGGAGAGTTACAGTCAAGAGCTCTGATTGGCTCTACCACAAATATTCATTTCTACTTCTAGCAATCCCTAGCAGAGGAATAGGACAGCATCTAAACATAGCGACAGAGTATAATGTGTAATTGAAACATGGAAACCTTTGAAGGGTTTCTGAACAGTTTTATGTATAGACCACGTATTAAACTCTGAACCTCCTTCCCTTAAAGGAATGGCCACATTTCCAACAATAGCAGTGGAAACAGGATCAGACTCAAACAACTGCAGGTGCTAGTAGATGCAGCAATTAGCTACTCTCTTCCATTAAAAAATTAGGCTCAATTCTCCtcctacagaagtcaatgggagactccTAGTAATGTCAAAGAGATTGTGTCAAGTCCTTCAGTGGCTGACATACTGCAAGGAAAGTGCAACCAGCCCCACAAAGCCTCCCCCATCCTTCGTTTAAATTTCTCAATCCTCCCACCTCGTTGTAACTGAAATGGTATCACTTATTATTTTCCTCTCTCACGCAGTGCCTACCTGAGCACAAACTGTTTCAGTGGTGTCTCTAACCTTTATATTTTTACAGTAGCTTAAAATCTGTtgtgaaaattaaaaatgcaactttaatttATTGCAGCTTGACTGGCTGTTTCAGATTGTATGTGCAAATTTCAAACGGCCCCTTCCTGTGCAATGTTAATAGTGAAAACTATAGCATCTTGGCAACTTTTGCTCTCTGAGGAGGCTGTTCGACATCAGTAGGAACATTAGCTAAGCAATATTGTTGCAGTAGATCTTTCTGAGAGCTTGGAGGTGAGTTTAGCACCTTTGCTTGCCTACGTTTTAACGCTGGGTTTGAGGTTACTTCTTCAGAGGAGTTGCCTCTTTGTTCTCCTGCCCTTCCTCAAAGTGTTTCTGCCACTTCTATTTGGGAGAGAACATCTACAAGAGCTTCCTTTGCTGCTAGACAGGCCAGAGATCGGCACTTCAGAGAAACAACGTATTCCCACATGTCAACTCGCCTAGAGAGTGAGGGATACAAACCAGGCTTCTGAGTTAGAGCACTAATCCAAGGGCTGCAGGACTGAAGCAGCTCAGGCTTGCTCTGATGCTTAACAACATGGGGCCTGATTGCCAGAGGCGCCGAGCACCCAGAAGTCCCACTGGAATGGGGACTGCCGATGCTCAGCCCACTGAACATCAGGGCCACATCGCTATTATGAAAACAAAGGCCAACACAACTTTCTAAAAGTCAGgtaaagcctcattcaaagatCCCCACACAGCTTTGCCAGTAGCACTGCCACCTCCCCTTCTCCATACGAAAGGACACTGTTTTCATAGCTTGATACATGACCTCAGTATGGCTGGAACACCACTTTTCTAACAGCGCCAATACTGAACACCTTGGTCTATGGATCCCCCTGTAAGTGGGAATGCATTTGGTATTATGAGACGTTTGTCCTAGTGGGTTAGCAAtacttttatttgaaaatgtaaaacagcATCATTGCTATGTGCAAACTTGAATTGATCCTGACACCACCCTGCTAAtaggttaagtgacttggccataCCCAAACTGTGAGTCAACAGCTGAGCCAGGATTAGAGCTAAGCAGTTTAATTCAACCGTGGCCCTCGGGCAGGGCTGTGTGAGCTGGCGGCATATTTGTGTAAATCGGTGCTTTCACTGTAAGAGACTAAACGTACACTAGAAAACCGCACTCGGCCAGGTTTGGAATTATACAAGCTAACCACACCTGTAGGGCAGAGATGGGTGTTGGAGGCTATCTATCCATAACCACTTGAAGTGTTGTTATTGGACATGTTTTGCTAATGCATTTTGACTTGTGCGGTTATACTGGCTGCCAGCTGCAAGAACTGGTATTGGTTCACAAATCCCACTTTAATAATGTCTAGTTATACAGATTACAAAACCTAACCCTTCCCTCAGAGTCATCCCCCTACTTCAGTATCTTGTAAACATACACGTTTTGTCCACCCCGTAACTTGTGTAGCCAGAATGTGTAACTCCCATCCTTCCTTCCACAGGGTGCAAAAATGAAAAGCATGGGCAGATCTTTAAAGAATTAATGCAGACCCCAAATTTCAGGATTACCGTGGTGGATGACTGTGATACAGTGGAGATCTGCGGAGCCTTAAAAGTTAGTGATTCCAAACCAAGTAATTGTttttttagggccaaattctaccctcacGTCTCGTTTCAAGGGTCCCTGGTCTAGTGCTGGCTCCGCCACTAGGTTATTagatggccttgggcaaatcatatGGGAATATGTACGTACCTCATAAGTGTGTTGTAGAGCATTTCAGAACAAATTATACAAATGCTTTCCTTATTGTAGGTATGCATgcctctgagagcagaatttggtcctcaaTACTTCCTTGTCTAGGTAGATCGTAAGCTCTTAGTGGTAGGAATTCCTAGCACgtgtatgtgcagcacctagcacaatgttaCTCTCCTCTTATTTGGTGCCTCAGGGCCctcctgtaatataaataatcataatCATTCAAACTACAATTAACATACAACTTAAGTTAGATTTCTTTATcaaagagctttttttttttttttaaataataaagaggtggcaaaaggataaaataaagaaagaaagaaatggagctatcccatctcctagaactggaagggaccttgaaaggtcatcaagtccagccccctgccttcactagcaggaccaagtactgattttgccccagatccctaagtggcccctcaaggattgaactcataaccctgggtttagcaggccaatggatACTCCTCTTTAAGcaaatgttttctttccaaaGTTCAAGTAATAACTTACAAGGAAATAACagactgtaagctctgtggggcaggaaccATGTCTCCCAGTGGTGTTGTAACACATTCAGGAATAGTGGCACTCCAGTCCTGATTGGGACCTCTGCATTAAACTGCAATGTAAATGAGAAATAATACTGAAATTGAAGCCTGTTCCAAGCAGCACTTGAGTGAGATGGACAGTTTGTTTTAAAACCCATTGAAAATGCACTCCAGCAAACAGCACAGTCATGTATATTCTTATCATTCAACTTATTCTGACAAAAAGCATCAGTGGCTTGAACTGAATCGGTGTGTGGTTTACCTATAAGTAAATTAGTTATTTACATACACAAACATGTATCCCAGGCAGGTTTCACTGGAGTGTTTTTTGTATGGAAATATTTCAGTAGGAGCCAAGACTGGGCTGAGAGTTTCAGCAGTAATGGTGCAGAGAGCAAAACTGAGGCATGAGCATTTCTGGGACTTCAAACTTAAAGGTAGCCACACTAACACCCACTACTACAATATATCATGAACTACACTGTCTGACTACAAAGTGTGGGATATTTTTGATTAAGCATTTGATTAGGATGCCCGGTGAACCTCTTTTAAACTTTTGTAAGGAGAATAAAATGTTCCTGTAGGCATAGGCCAAGTTTGATCTACTGCAACCGATGCCTGTTTATGGAGGTAGAAATCCAGGCTAGGCAAAAATTCAATTAAAGGTAAGAAGAGAAAGGTCACTGGATCCCGCCGCCAACCTGgcaacaaggggaaaaaattattcCAGCTGCATTATATGGGCCAAATTTTTAACACATTGCCCTTCATTTTGCACTCGGAAATAACAGTGGGAACATTTTTTTAGGCCTTAAGTCCAATTACTTGACATTTAAGTGCTATGAAGTATGCTCACAATTATTTGGAATTGGAATACCTGAGAGCACTCAGGTAAAAACAGGTTTACTTACTGTGTTCACTTACAGTTAGCATATGCTACCAAAGAACTTGCACGTCTTATCTGATTTGGTTTCCTTCTCTCTTTTGCACCTTTTCATTAAACTGGTTTTAGAACATAGTAGCAGTAGGAGCTGGATTCTGCGATGGATTGGACTTTGGCGATAATACTAAAGCAGCAGTCATTCGTTTGGGCCTCATGGAAATGGTAGCCTTTGCAAAGCTGTTCTGCAGGGGCCCAGTATCAATAGCTACTTTTCTGGAGAGCTGCGGCGTTGCTGATCTAATCACTACATGCTACGGGGGGCGCAACAGGAAAGTAGCGGAAGCCTTTGTGCGGACAGGAAAAGTAAGGAGCATTTTTGAGGCATTATAAGCCCATGTGTTAATCAATTGTGTTTTACACACACATCAACAGTCATCTTCCTGATGAAAGGAGAACACTGGCTCTATGATCTAAGAGAGGAGGGTGCAGAAGTGACTCACTCTCCTTGCCAACTGCAAAGACTGTTTCAGGGAATGGTGTAGCACATATTATTCCAAGCATGTCCCAAGAGTTGAAAGCTTTGGGCTGAACAAAGATGGACTAAAATAAATCGGAAGGAGAGAGAATAGTATCCACAATTCTAGAATAAGTGCAAAGCCTCTTCCCCCTTGGAAGAGCACAGccagtgctgcttccttctgCTTATAAAAGCAAAGGTTATATAATATGGACTGTTTGCCTCAGCCACTGCTTAGAGACCCGAGAAAGAATCTGTTCAAGCCTCCCACTACCTTCTGTTCATTAATCACTTGGCCTATAACAAAAGCACAAGGCAGGCGTGGGCTGCAGTTTAATCACTGGATTCTTTTGTCTAACATTTTCAGAAGCTTTGAACG of Chrysemys picta bellii isolate R12L10 chromosome 11, ASM1138683v2, whole genome shotgun sequence contains these proteins:
- the LOC101931423 gene encoding glycerol-3-phosphate dehydrogenase [NAD(+)], cytoplasmic-like — translated: MPALKVCIVGSGNWGSAIAKIIGKNIQKSNRFDPVVKMWVFEEIINGRKLTEIINKEHENVKYLPGHTLPKNVVAVADVVEAAAGADIFIFVIPHQFITRICDQIIGHIKPGAFGISLIKGVDEGAEGLKLISDIIREKLKIEVSVLMGANIASEVADEKFCETTIGCKNEKHGQIFKELMQTPNFRITVVDDCDTVEICGALKNIVAVGAGFCDGLDFGDNTKAAVIRLGLMEMVAFAKLFCRGPVSIATFLESCGVADLITTCYGGRNRKVAEAFVRTGKSIEELEKEMLNGQKLQGPQTSAEVYKMLKQKNMVDKFPLFSTVYQICYEGRLVQEFISCLQNHPQHM